Within Runella rosea, the genomic segment ACCGCCAGCGCCATAATGTTGGGCGTGCTTAATTGCCAGCCTGCGGCGCCTTGCATGGGCACGAAACCTTTGGTCATTTCAAATCGTCGGGCTTCATCGTAGCCCCACCAGCCGGCCAGTCGTTGCACCGAAGCATTATGATGTTTTTCGTGAACAAATACCCCCGATACTCCTCCTGGGCCTGAATTGAGGTATTTGTACGAACACCATACCGCAAAGTCTACCCCCCAGTCGTGTAATCGGAGCGGGATATTTCCCGCCGCGTGCGCCAAGTCAAAACCCACTATAATGCCGTATTGGTGCGCTAAAGTGGCAATGGCCTCCATGTCGTAGACCTGCCCCGTATAATAATGCAAGCCACTCATGCAAACCAACGCCAACTCGTTGGCATTTTGGCGGATAGCATCCAACAAATCTTCGGTACGAACGGTATATTCCCCCTTTCGTGGCGCTACCTCAATCAGGGCGGTGGCGGGGTCATAGCCCCTAAATTTTAGATGAGTTTCAATGGCATACTGGTCGGATGGAAAGTCACCCGCTACCGTCAAGACTTTATAGTGTTGTGCAGTAGGTTGATAAAATGACGTCCACATCAAATGCAAGTTGACGGTCAAGTGATTCATTGGGCAAACCTCTTCAGGAAGTGCCCCTACTATTTTGGCCAACGATTGTTGACAATAACGGTGGTAGCCTAGCCACGATTCTTCCCCTTCAAACCATCCCTCCACGCCGTAGTTTTGCCACGTGGTAAGTTCGCGGTCGATGGCTTCCCGAGCAGATTTGGGTTGCAGTCCTAAGGAGTTGCCGCACAGATAAACCAACGTTTTTCCGTTGTGTTGCGGATGGTAAAACCGTTCTCGAAAGCTGCGTAGGGTATCCTGTTGGTCTTTTTCCAAGGCCCAATCGTGCAGTTCTTGAGAAGAGAGCGGAAGTAAATGTTTAGGATTCACGTGTTTTTTGGTTTACCATTAAACAAAATAAAACCCCTTTGGTTGAGGCCAAAGGGGAAGAACGCACAGAATGTTGCAGGAAATTATTTTTTGCTTGCCACCATTTTGGCAAACTTAATGAGCTCAGGCCCGTCCATTGCGCCTAAATGCATGGTAACAACTTTGCCGTTTCCATTGATAAAAAACAATGAAGGATAACCTTCAATTGGGTACATTGTGGCCAATCGGGGGCCTTCGCCCTCTTCCATGTCTTTTTTGATATTGATGAAATTAGCATTGAAGTATTCGCCAACGTCGCTGCGGGTAAAGACGTTTTTTTGAAGCATTTTACAAGGACCGCACCAACTGGTATAAGCATCAAAAAAGATTAATTTCTTCTCTTTTTTGGCTTTTTCAAGTGCTTTTGCCCAAGGTAACTCAACAAACTGAATACCGGAAGCGGCGGGAGCTGTTGTGACCTTTGGGGTTGTAGCGGCAATGCCTGACAGCATCAGGAGGGCTATTGCTAAAGCAGAGATGAAGCGTTGCATTGGTATAACTGTTTTT encodes:
- the kynU gene encoding kynureninase — encoded protein: MNPKHLLPLSSQELHDWALEKDQQDTLRSFRERFYHPQHNGKTLVYLCGNSLGLQPKSAREAIDRELTTWQNYGVEGWFEGEESWLGYHRYCQQSLAKIVGALPEEVCPMNHLTVNLHLMWTSFYQPTAQHYKVLTVAGDFPSDQYAIETHLKFRGYDPATALIEVAPRKGEYTVRTEDLLDAIRQNANELALVCMSGLHYYTGQVYDMEAIATLAHQYGIIVGFDLAHAAGNIPLRLHDWGVDFAVWCSYKYLNSGPGGVSGVFVHEKHHNASVQRLAGWWGYDEARRFEMTKGFVPMQGAAGWQLSTPNIMALAVHRASLAVFEEAGIENLRTKSVALTGFLEVMIQRLNQKAETEKIRLMTPSEPAQRGCQLSLLIDNEGKKVFDYLTAQGIIGDWREPNCIRLSPIPLYNCFEDVWKVGEALENYWNF
- a CDS encoding thioredoxin family protein, giving the protein MQRFISALAIALLMLSGIAATTPKVTTAPAASGIQFVELPWAKALEKAKKEKKLIFFDAYTSWCGPCKMLQKNVFTRSDVGEYFNANFINIKKDMEEGEGPRLATMYPIEGYPSLFFINGNGKVVTMHLGAMDGPELIKFAKMVASKK